CACTGGCGCTGGCGCTCCTGCCGTTTGGCGCTGCCGTGGCCTTGACCGGGGTGGCGTATCTGGCCGTCTGCGCCGTATCGCTGCTCACGGGTACAGCCGACGCCCTCACTCTGCTGGTGCTGGGGGTCCTGCTGCTGGCGATGGCACTGGGCTCCGAATACGGTGAGCATATCGTCCGCGAGCGGGCCCGCACCGAGGTCCTGCAGTGGCTGGCGTCGCGTGACAGCCTCACCGGGCTGCTCAACCGCTCGGCAGCCGAGCAGGAACTGGAAACCTGGCTGCAGACCCCGCACGCCGGGGGCTGTCTGCTGCTGCTGGACCTGGACAGCTTCAAGCAGGTGAACGACTGCTACGGGCACTCGACCGGCGACCGGGCGCTGCAGTACACCGCCGATGTCCTGCGCCGCCTGCTCGGCCCCGGCGACCTGGCCGGGCGCTGGGGCGGCGAAGAGTTCGTGCTGCTGCTGAATGGCCGCACCGCCCACACGGCCCGCGAAGTGACCGCGCAGCTGCGCAGCGAACTGCGGCGCTCTCCACAGGCCGGCCTTCCCCCGCTGACCATAAGCGGCGGCAGTGTCTGCGTCTGGGAAGCGCAGGCCCCTGCCCTCAGGCCCCTGATGGAGTTGGCCGACCGCCGGCTCTACCAGGCCAAGGCGGCTGGCCGCGACTGCTTTATCTGGCCGCCGGAGCAGGCCCCCTGCCACGGCCCGGCTCCGGAACAGGCCTGCTGCACTGCCGGGCCGTAGCACAGCCCTGACACTTCTGCCGCTATACTTCGATAGATATGAATCTATCTATGACCGGTGCGGCTTCCCACGTCCCGACTCCCAGGGTGCTGATTCTCTGCACCCACAACTCTGCCCGCTCGCAGATGGCTGAGGCGCTGACCCGCGAAGCCGCCCGCCACGCTGGGCTGGACCTCGACGTTCACTCGGCAGGGACGGAAGCGACCTTCGTCAAGGAAGACGCCAAGACCGTGATGGCCGAACTGGGCCTCAACCTCAGCGGGCACACCTCCAAGACCCTGCACGACGTGCCCGACGCGCAGAACTTCGACTACGTGATTACCGTGTGCGACAGTGCGAACGATGCCTGCCCCGTCTACCCCGGCAAGACCGAGCGCCGCCATTACCCCTTCGTAGACCCTTCCGGCGGCAGCCTGGACAAGTGGCGCGAGGTGCGTGACCAGATGAAGCAGCAGTTCGACGCCTTTGTAGACGCACTGGCAAAAGGCGAAGAGGTTCCCGCGACCTACGCCGACAGCCCCGCCGTCAAGAACGCTTAATGGTCGCCGCTGTCATCTTCCTCGTCACGCTGACTCTGGTGGTCTGGCAGCCCAAACTGAAGTGGCAGCCGAACGGCCTGGGCATCGGCTACAGCGCGGCTTTTGGGGCGGCGCTGGCCCTGCTGAGCGGGGTGGTCAGCCTCTCCGACATTCCCACCGTCTGGAACATCGTCTGGAACGCCACCACCACTTTCGTGGCTCTCATCATTATTTCGCTGCTGCTGGACGAGGCCGGCTTTTTCAGGTGGGCGGCGCTGCATATCGCCCGCTGGGGCGGCGGCAGCGGCCACCGGCTGTTTGCGCTGGTGGTGCTGCTGGGCGCAGCCGTCTCGGCCCTGTTCGCCAACGACGGGACCGCGCTGATTCTCACGCCCATCGTGCTGGCGATGCTGCTGGCCCTGGGCTTCTCACCGGCAGCCACCCTGGCCTTTATCCTCGCCACCGGTTTTATCGCCGACGCCGCCAGCTTGCCGCTGGTCATCTCCAACCTGGTCAACATCGTCTCGGCCGACTTTTTTGGCCTGGGGTTCGGGGAGTACGCCTCGGTGATGGTGCCGGTTAACCTGGCTTCGGTGCTGGCCTCGCTGGGCGCGCTGTACCTGATGTTCCGCCGCGAGCTGCCCACGCGCTACAGCGTCAGCGAGCTGCCCGCCCCGGCCTCTGCCGTGCGTGACCCGCAGGTGTTCAAGATGGGCTTTTGGGTGCTGGCGCTGCTGCTGATGGGGTATTTCCTGGCCGAGCCTGGGCCTGCCGGTCAGCGTGGTCACCGTGCTGGGCGCCCTGCTGCTGTGGATTCCTGCGGCGCGCGGCTCCGCCGTTGATACGCGCAAGGTACTGGCCGGTGCGCCCTGGCAAATCGTGGTGTTCTCGCTGGGCATGTATCTGGTGGTGTACGGCCTGCGGAACGCCGGGCTGACCGATATTCTCTCCAGCTGGCTTGACGCACTGGCCGCTCAGGGCCTGTGGGCGGCCACCCTCGGCACCGGCTTTCTGACCGCGCTGATTGCCAGCGTGATGAACAACCTGCCCAGCGTGCTGATTGGCGCCATCGCCATTGACGACAGCGCGGCGACGGGCCTGGTCAAGCAGGGGATGATTTACGCCAACGTGGTGGGCAACGACCTGGGCCCCAAAATTACGCCTATCGGCAGCCTCGCCACGCTGCTGTGGCTGCACGTCCTGTCCCTGCAGGGCGTCCGCATCGGCTGGGGGCAGTATTTCCGGGTGGGCCTCGTGCTGACCCTGCCGGTACTGCTGGTCACACTGGCCGCGCTGGCCTGGAGAATTTCGGCTGGAGGAATCGGATGAAAATTGCGATTTTTGGAGATGTTCACGGCAACCGCTTCGCTCTGGACGCCGTGCTGGAGGACATGACCGCGCAGCGCCCGGACGCCTGGGTGAACCTGGGCGACGGGCTGTTCGGTGGGGCAGACCCGGCCGGGGCCTGGGAGGTGCAGCAGCGTATCCGCAGGGAGTACGGCGTGCTGGAAGTGCGCGGCAACACCGACGAACGCCTGGCCCAGCCGCTGGACGAGGTGACCGAGAAGCGGGCCATGCTGGAGTGGCTGCACGCCGAGTTGCCGCCAGGCGCCGCCGCGCACGTGGGCGGGCTGCCGCTGCAGGTCACGCTGGCGGGCGGCGCAGTGGTCTGCGGACACGGCACCCCGAGCAGCGCGTGGGACTACCTGCTGTGGGACAAGAAAGCAGGCCGCTGGAAGACTGACGGCGAGGTGCAAGAAGCGCTGGGCGACGTGGGAGACACGGCCCGCGTGGTGGTGGTCGGGCACTCGCACCGTGAACACCTGCGCCAAATCGGGCCGCTGACCCTGGTGAACTGCGGAGCCGTCAGCCGCCAAAAGGACGGCGATCCCCACGCCCGCTGGCTGCTGCTGGAAGGCGAGGGGGAGTGCTGGAACGTGCAATTTCGCCGCGTGCCCTACGACGTAGCAGCGGCTGCCGCCTGGGCCGAGGCACACGCCCACGCGGGTGCGA
Above is a genomic segment from Deinococcus proteolyticus MRP containing:
- a CDS encoding arsenate reductase ArsC; protein product: MNLSMTGAASHVPTPRVLILCTHNSARSQMAEALTREAARHAGLDLDVHSAGTEATFVKEDAKTVMAELGLNLSGHTSKTLHDVPDAQNFDYVITVCDSANDACPVYPGKTERRHYPFVDPSGGSLDKWREVRDQMKQQFDAFVDALAKGEEVPATYADSPAVKNA
- a CDS encoding GGDEF domain-containing protein; translated protein: MFTYQAYKKALGDVGWLIGGMTLGGMLLSSAVLLMSLMSRPSFRTIRLSATGLAAAWNAVTLLQAAQAGRALQPAELLSVGILTALALALLPFGAAVALTGVAYLAVCAVSLLTGTADALTLLVLGVLLLAMALGSEYGEHIVRERARTEVLQWLASRDSLTGLLNRSAAEQELETWLQTPHAGGCLLLLDLDSFKQVNDCYGHSTGDRALQYTADVLRRLLGPGDLAGRWGGEEFVLLLNGRTAHTAREVTAQLRSELRRSPQAGLPPLTISGGSVCVWEAQAPALRPLMELADRRLYQAKAAGRDCFIWPPEQAPCHGPAPEQACCTAGP
- a CDS encoding metallophosphoesterase family protein — its product is MKIAIFGDVHGNRFALDAVLEDMTAQRPDAWVNLGDGLFGGADPAGAWEVQQRIRREYGVLEVRGNTDERLAQPLDEVTEKRAMLEWLHAELPPGAAAHVGGLPLQVTLAGGAVVCGHGTPSSAWDYLLWDKKAGRWKTDGEVQEALGDVGDTARVVVVGHSHREHLRQIGPLTLVNCGAVSRQKDGDPHARWLLLEGEGECWNVQFRRVPYDVAAAAAWAEAHAHAGAKEARQLRTGHE